In Thermothelomyces thermophilus ATCC 42464 chromosome 2, complete sequence, a single window of DNA contains:
- a CDS encoding glycoside hydrolase family 43 protein (CAZy_ID 268020) has protein sequence MAALVAVIYLLLALLLPSFSSSSYSSSSRATRAARAKTPLLSVDFPDPCIVQDASSGTWYAFATGGWWTPPPPPPTAAPNNNNNSSSADNATAATLEAAAAAVYKNIQAASAPHPAGPWTYLASADPLPSAGAWALSGPDAQVWAPSVARLNASAYVLYYAALLAPGYVGSAANEGNSSSSSSSSSSSSSSSSSASASRLHCIGAATSTTSSPLGPYRPQREPVICPAGEGGAIDPAGFADPATGRRYVAYKVDGNALGRGGECNNGVAPSRRTPLVLQEVEVDGAEGVRPVGPAAEILDRDADADGPLVEAPDLLYLPPSRDADADADGDGGRSRPGRYVLFYSNRCWDGPGYSVNYAVAEGSIMGPYKRAAGSGEGPPLIGTGDRFDVTAPGGAASVPGGDWLLFHGNCPQGRCLFGAEMEVVGGRVTVW, from the coding sequence ATGGCCGCCCTCGTAGCGGTGATCTACTTGCTCCTCGCCCTGCTCCtaccttctttttcttcttcttcttattcttcctcttcacgCGCCACTCGCGCCGCCCGAGCCAAGACCCCGCTCCTCTCAGTTGACTTCCCCGACCCCTGCATCGTGCAGGACGCGTCCTCGGGGACGTGGTATGCCTTCGCCACGGGCGGCTGgtggacgccgccgccgccgccgccaacagcggcgcccaacaacaacaacaacagcagcagcgccgacaacgcgacggcggcgaccctggaggccgcggccgcggcggtctACAAGAACATCcaggcggcgtcggcgcccCATCCGGCGGGGCCGTGGACGTACCTCGCCTCGGCCGACCCGCTGCCCTCGGCCGGCGCGTGGGCGCTGTCCGGCCCCGACGCGCAGGTCTGGGCGCCCTCGGTGGCCCGGCTCAACGCGTCGGCGTACGTGCTGTACTACGCCGCGTTGCTGGCGCCGGGGTACGTGGGGAGCGCGGCAAATGAGGGGAActcctcgtcatcgtcatcgtcatcctcatcctcatcgtcatcatcgtcctcggcctcggcctcgcgcCTGCACTGCATCGGGGCAGCGACGTCGACGACGTCGTCGCCGCTGGGACCGTACCGGCCGCAGCGGGAGCCGGTCATCTGCCCGGCCGGGGAGGGCGGGGCGATCGACCCGGCCGGGTTCGCGGACCCGGCGACGGGGCGGCGGTACGTGGCGTACAAGGTGGACGGCAACGCGCTCGGGCGGGGCGGGGAGTGCAACAACGGGGTGGCGCCCTCGCGGCGGACGCCGCTCGTGCTGCAGGAAGTGGAAGTGGACGGCGCCGAGGGCGTCCGCCCGGTCGGGCCCGCCGCCGAGATCCTCGAccgcgacgccgacgccgacggccCGCTCGTCGAGGCGCCCGACCTACTGTATTTACCGCCTTCCAGGGACGCGGACGCGGACGCGGACGGGGATGGGGGCAGGAGCCGGCCGGGGAGGTACGTGCTGTTTTACAGCAACCGCTGCTGGGACGGGCCCGGGTACAGCGTCAACTACGCGGTGGCGGAGGGGAGCATCATGGGGCCGTACAAGCGGGCGGCGGGGAGCGGCGAGGGCCCGCCCCTGATCGGGACGGGGGACCGGTTCGACGTCACGGCTCCCGGGGGCGCGGCCAGCGTGCCGGGCGGGGACTGGCTGCTGTTTCACGGGAACTGTCCGCAGGGGAGGTGTCTGTTTGGGGCCGAGATGGAGGTGGTGGGGGGTCGTGTCACTGTTTGGTGA